A window from Pseudomonadales bacterium encodes these proteins:
- the rpmD gene encoding 50S ribosomal protein L30 — protein sequence MNKSGKIRVTLKSSLHGRLKKHKACLKGLGLSRIGQTVEVMNTPENCGMIFKVNYLLRVEECE from the coding sequence ATGAACAAGTCTGGAAAAATCAGAGTAACGCTCAAGTCAAGTTTGCATGGCAGACTGAAAAAGCACAAAGCTTGTCTCAAGGGGCTGGGCCTGAGTCGTATCGGTCAAACTGTCGAAGTGATGAATACCCCAGAAAATTGCGGGATGATTTTCAAGGTCAATTATCTGTTGCGCGTCGAGGAGTG